Proteins from a single region of Pyrus communis chromosome 6, drPyrComm1.1, whole genome shotgun sequence:
- the LOC137736705 gene encoding transcriptional regulator TAC1-like, giving the protein MESWRPRSPETSSSDEDQVRDDDHDSGATTVKRSYECTFCKRGFTNAQALGGHMNIHRKDRAKAKQLISGTSSLNSNHYSNEDQYISMSTSHHHQYSSAPISSQGASGYYPVLDQMNYQMYFQPNGSKPRIPYGYDHDDSSVGSRSQSLGMNQELWGANLSLRLEDDEFRRGVRSNDEVDLELRLGNGRFM; this is encoded by the coding sequence ATGGAATCTTGGAGACCAAGAAGCCCGGAGACGAGTTCAAGCGATGAAGATCAAGTCAGAGATGACGATCATGATTCAGGTGCTACAACAGTGAAACGAAGCTACGAATGCACATTTTGCAAGAGGGGGTTTACCAACGCTCAAGCCTTGGGAGGTCACATGAACATCCACAGGAAAGACCGAGCCAAAGCGAAGCAACTCATCTCAGGTACATCATCACTTAATTCAAACCACTACTCGAATGAGGATCAATACATATCCATGAGTACTTCTCATCATCATCAATATAGTAGTGCACCAATTTCAAGCCAGGGGGCTTCTGGGTACTACCCAGTTTTGGATCAGATGAATTACCAAATGTATTTTCAGCCAAATGGGTCTAAACCTAGAATCCCATACGGATATGATCATGACGATTCATCAGTTGGGTCAAGGTCACAGTCTTTGGGTATGAACCAAGAACTTTGGGGTGCAAATTTAAGCTTGCGGTTGGAGGATGATGAATTCAGAAGGGGTGTTAGaagtaatgatgaagtggattTGGAACTTCGACTTGGAAATGGTCGGTTTATGTAA